The following proteins are co-located in the Dromiciops gliroides isolate mDroGli1 chromosome 2, mDroGli1.pri, whole genome shotgun sequence genome:
- the ZBTB42 gene encoding zinc finger and BTB domain-containing protein 42 — translation MEFPDHSRQLLQCLSQQRHQGFLCDSTVLVGEARFQAHRAVLASCSMYFYLFYRDQLDKREIVHLNSDIVTAPAFSLLLEFMYEGKLELSSLPIEDILAAASYLHMYDIVKVCKGKLKEKELVIEEEKDRPFLGPNISLGHELELPGQPRFSPLEYDRAGAHPAWSNSLMGPSSLSRKAELSLSPGKAKPLDNGVGVPLSQRTELPLPSQAPGDSECALDLSLKPISGRDALHTSYVFRQLASDHRQQQQETELTVKDEQDSLSDQEDGEARSPEGQPFGPVAKSLVTGLGHMFHGQEDELDPERDESEDDLDASDLSASEVLGPPGHICICPLCSKVFPNPHVLQLHLSSHFRDKDGGSRARLSPEGSVPTCTLCGKTFSCMYTLKRHERTHSGEKPYTCVQCGKSFQYSHNLSRHAVVHTREKPHACKWCERRFTQSGDLYRHIRKFHCGLVKSLVV, via the coding sequence ATGGAGTTCCCGGACCACAGCCGGCAGCTGCTGCAGTGCCTGAGTCAGCAGAGACACCAAGGATTCCTGTGCGACTCCACTGTGCTTGTGGGAGAAGCTCGTTTCCAGGCTCACAGAGCTGTGCTGGCTTCCTGCAGTATGTACTTCTACCTCTTCTATAGGGACCAGTTAGACAAAAGGGAGATTGTACATCTGAACAGTGACATTGTCACGGCCCCGGCCTTCAGCCTGCTGCTTGAATTCATGTACGAGGGCAAGCTGGAGTTGAGCAGCCTGCCCATTGAGGACATCTTAGCTGCCGCCAGCTACCTCCACATGTATGACATTGTCAAAGTCTGCAAGGGTAAACTAAAGGAAAAAGAACTAGTGATTGAGGAAGAGAAGGACAGACCCTTCCTGGGCCCCAACATATCCCTGGGCCATGAGTTAGAATTGCCAGGCCAGCCAAGATTCAGTCCCCTAGAGTATGACCGAGCTGGGGCCCACCCCGCCTGGTCTAACAGCCTCATGGGGCCTTCCTCACTATCCAGAAAAGCAGAGCTGAGTCTAAGTCCTGGGAAGGCCAAACCACTGGATAATGGCGTGGGGGTCCCTCTGTCTCAGAGGACTGAGCTCCCGTTACCCAGCCAAGCCCCCGGTGACTCCGAGTGTGCTCTGGATCTGTCTCTGAAGCCGATTTCAGGGAGGGATGCCCTCCACACCTCCTACGTCTTCAGACAGCTGGCTTCTGATCatcggcagcagcagcaggaaacGGAGCTGACGGTGAAAGATGAACAGGACTCATTGTCAGACCAGGAGGATGGCGAAGCCAGGAGTCCAGAGGGCCAGCCGTTTGGGCCTGTGGCTAAAAGCCTGGTCACGGGGCTGGGGCACATGTTTCATGGGCAGGAAGATGAGCTGGACCCGGAGCGGGATGAGAGCGAAGATGACTTGGATGCATCAGACCTCTCTGCTTCAGAGGTGCTGGGGCCCCCTGGCCACATCTGCATCTGTCCCCTCTGCAGCAAGGTGTTCCCCAACCCCCATGTCCTACAGCTGCACCTGAGCTCTCACTTCCGGGACAAGGATGGTGGCTCAAGGGCTCGATTGTCACCAGAAGGGTCAGTGCCCACCTGCACACTATGTGGGAAGACCTTCTCGTGCATGTACACCCTTAAGAGGCATGAGCGGACGCACTCGGGTGAGAAGCCGTACACCTGTGTGCAGTGTGGCAAGAGCTTCCAATACTCACACAACCTTAGCCGACATGCGGTGGTGCACACTCGAGAAAAGCCTCATGCCTGCAAGTGGTGTGAGCGGCGTTTTACACAGTCTGGGGATCTGTACAGGCATATCCGAAAGTTCCACTGTGGCCTTGTCAAGTCCCTGGTAGTTTGA